In the Nicotiana tabacum cultivar K326 chromosome 16, ASM71507v2, whole genome shotgun sequence genome, one interval contains:
- the LOC107803666 gene encoding pumilio homolog 1, which translates to MITDSYAKMMSEIGMRSMLGGNNDFSSNDFSEELGFLLREQRRQQQEVSDQERELSIFRSGSAPPTVEGSLNALISGGSGGGNGSDISGLSEEELRSDPAYISYYYSNVNLNPRLPPPLLSKEDWRFAQRLQGGGGGGGGSGGSSPALGGIGDRRKGNRAGCDVESLFSKPIGFGGKNEENGSEAGKEWGGDGLIGLPGLGLGSRQKSIAEMIQDNMSQTTSTSRHPSRPSSRAYDDLVDPSESQFAHLHHEMANLDALHSRGKVQGMSTLQNVSSSGSQSYASAVGGSLSRSTTPDPQLVARAPSPRIPSAGGGRIASLENVSSHMGEHADLAAALSGMSLSGNNRGDEGKHPKSQIHNEMDDHQNLFRLQNGQNPMKQHPYAKKSESVQFHKSAGSSAAYLNGPSTPTRNCARGSPFQYPTIDSPNSTFSAYALGGYGINPSSPSMLENQLGPGNFPSVLGNIASPVGACGIDARATGGSLSLGPNLLAAAAELQNLRLGNQTLGGSLQMSQMDPLYLQYLRSTEYHAAQLAALNDPTVNRESLGTSYMDLIELQKAYLETLLASQNSQYGLPYLGKSGGLNHGYYGNAANGLNMSYPGSPLAGAVLPNSPFGPGSPVRYGERNMRFPSGMRNLAGGVMGAWHSESVSNLGESFASSLLDEFKSNKSKCFELSEIEGHVVQFSADQYGSRFIQQKLETATTDEKNMVFHEIMPQALSLMTDVFGNYVIQKFFEHGSASQIRELADQLNGHVLTLSLQMYGCRVIQKAIEVVELDQQTKMVAELDGHVMRCVRDQNGNHVIQKCIECIPEEAIQFIVSTFHDQVVTLSTHPYGCRVIQRVLEHCHNPETQSIVMNEIMQSICMLAQDQYGNYVVQHVLEHGKPEERSSIISKLMGQIVQMSQQKFASNVVEKCLSFGTPEERQTLVDEMLGTTDENEPLQAMMKDQFANYVVQKVLETCDDQQLELILNRIKVHLNALKKYTYGKHIVARVEKLVAAGERRISFLASYSAA; encoded by the exons ATGATTACTGATAGCTATGCGAAAATGATGTCGGAAATCGGAATGCGATCAATGTTAGGAGGAAACAACGATTTTAGTAGCAACGATTTTAGCGAAGAGTTAGGGTTTTTGCTGAGAGAACAAAGGCGGCAGCAACAAGAGGTGAGTGATCAAGAGAGAGAACTCAGCATTTTCCGGAGCGGTTCAGCTCCGCCGACTGTCGAAGGATCGCTTAACGCTTTGATAAGCGGCGGAAGTGGCGGCGGGAATGGTAGTGATATTAGTGGACTTTCAGAAGAGGAGTTAAGGTCTGATCCAGCGTACATTTCGTATTATTACTCGAATGTGAATCTAAACCCTAGGCTTCCGCCACCTCTTTTGTCTAAGGAGGACTGGAGGTTCGCACAGCGTCTACAGGGTGGCGGTGGAGGTGGaggtggtagtggtggtagttCACCGGCATTAGGAGGGATTGGAGATAGGAGGAAAGGAAATCGTGCTGGTTGTGATGTTGAGTCGCTTTTTTCAAAGCCGATAGGATTTGGtgggaaaaatgaagaaaatggaaGTGAGGCGGGGAAAGAGTGGGGCGGGGATGGACTTATTGGATTACCTGGATTAGGATTAGGAAGCCGACAGAAGAGCATTGCTGAGATGATTCAG GACAATATGAGCCAGACAACATCTACTTCGAGGCATCCGTCACGTCCTTCTTCCCGTGCATATGATGATCTTGTTGATCCTTCTGAGTCCCAATTTGCTCATCTCCATCATGAGATGGCAAATTTGGACGCACTACATTCTCGGGGAAAGGTTCAAGGCATGTCTACCCTTCAAAATGTCAGCTCATCAGGCTCTCAGTCTTATGCTTCAGCCGTGGGTGGATCACTGTCACGAAGTACCACCCCTGACCCTCAGCTTGTGGCTAGAGCTCCTAGTCCTCGTATTCCTTCTGCTGGAGGAGGGAGGATAGCATCACTAGAGAATGTTTCATCTCATATGGGTGAGCATGCTGATTTGGCTGCTGCATTGTCTGGCATGAGTCTATCAGGGAACAATAGGGGAGACGAAGGGAAACATCCAAAGTCTCAGATTCATAATGAGATGGATGATCATCAGAACCTCTTCCGATTGCAGAATGGTCAGAATCCTATGAAGCAACATCCATATGCAAAAAAGTCTGAATCTGTTCAGTTTCACAAATCTGCCGGATCCTCTGCTGCATACTTGAATGGGCCCTCTACACCAACTCGCAACTGTGCAAGAGGTTCTCCATTTCAATATCCAACTATTGATAGTCCTAACTCAACGTTTTCTGCCTATGCTTTAGGGGGTTATGGTATAAACCCTTCATCACCATCCATGTTGGAAAACCAGCTTGGGCCAGGTAATTTTCCTTCTGTACTGGGAAATATAGCATCCCCAGTGGGTGCATGTGGAATTGATGCTCGAGCAACAGGAGGAAGTTTGAGCTTGGGTCCTAATTTATTGGCTGCAGCAGCTGAACTGCAGAACCTTAGACTTGGTAATCAGACCTTGGGAGGTTCTCTGCAAATGTCTCAGATGGATCCATTGTACCTGCAGTACTTGAGATCAACTGAGTATCATGCTGCTCAGCTAGCAGCTCTCAATGACCCAACAGTTAACAGAGAATCTTTGGGGACTTCATACATGGATTTGATTGAGCTTCAGAAAGCTTATCTAGAGACGTTGCTTGCATCTCAGAATTCCCAATATGGTCTTCCTTATCTTGGCAAATCTGGTGGCTTAAATCATGGTTACTATGGGAACGCAGCAAATGGCCTTAATATGTCATATCCAGGAAGCCCTTTGGCAGGTGCAGTTCTTCCAAATTCCCCTTTTGGACCTGGTAGTCCTGTAAGGTATGGGGAAAGGAACATGCGTTTTCCATCAGGGATGAGAAACTTAGCTGGTGGTGTCATGGGAGCTTGGCATTCCGAGTCTGTTTCTAACTTGGGTGAAAGCTTTGCTTCCTCGTTATTGGATGAGTTTAAGAGCAATAAGAGTAAGTGTTTTGAGCTATCAGAGATTGAAGGCCACGTCGTTCAGTTCAG CGCGGACCAGTATGGGAGCCGGTTCATTCAACAAAAACTTGAGACTGCTACTACAGACGAGAAAAACATGGTCTTCCATGAAATTATGCCGCAAGCCCTTTCTTTGATGACTGATGTGTTTGGTAATTATGTGATCCAGAAG TTTTTCGAACATGGAAGTGCATCCCAGATAAGAGAACTGGCTGACCAGCTCAATGGGCATGTACTCACCCTTAGCCTTCAGATGTATGGTTGCCGAGTGATCCAGAAG GCCATAGAGGTGGTTGAACTGGATCAACAGACTAAAATGGTCGCTGAGCTTGATGGCCATGTTATGCGCTGTGTTAGAGATCAAAATGGGAATCATGTAATCCAGAAGTGTATCGAATGCATTCCAGAGGAAGCTATCCAGTTCATTGTTTCCACATTTCATGACCAAGTTGTGACATTGTCCACTCATCCATATGGATGTCGGGTCATACAG AGAGTCTTGGAACATTGCCATAATCCTGAAACCCAGAGCATTGTGATGAATGAGATTATGCAATCGATTTGCATGTTGGCGCAAGATCAATATGGGAATTATGTTGTTCAG CATGTACTGGAACATGGGAAGCCAGAGGAGCGTTCGTCTATAATTAGTAAGCTGATGGGACAGATAGTTCAGATGAGCCAACAAAAATTTGCCTCCAATGTTGTGGAGAAGTGCTTAAGCTTCGGAACTCCCGAAGAACGTCAGACCTTGGTAGACGAGATGCTTGGCACAACTGACGAAAATGAACCTCTTCAG GCAATGATGAAAGATCAGTTTGCCAACTACGTTGTACAGAAAGTGCTGGAGACTTGTGACGACCAGCAACTTGAACTCATTCTCAACCGAATCAAGGTTCATCTAAATGCTCTGAAGAAATATACTTACGGAAAGCATATAGTTGCCCGTGTAGAGAAACTTGTTGCTGCTGGAG AGAGGAGGATCAGCTTCCTGGCGTCATATTCTGCTGCTTAG
- the LOC107803667 gene encoding UBP1-associated protein 2A, with the protein MAKNNAKKRKIIKKADSINATPSKIDKKQNNNKKQQKIPKSNNPTRPDSDSDSDQPAPVKLQNLLEPYSKDQLLTLAVDTAIAHPSFYNLINSAADNDITHRKIFIYGLARETTRQTLISVFEQFGEVEECNVVMDHNTGKAKGYAFVVFKSRKSADKALKKPQMTINGRVATCKLAAVKDTAVNGTMEFGNRKIYVSNVPRDVAPEKLRLFFENFGEIEAGPMGFDPTTGKSKGYALFLYKTVEEAKRCLEEPCKVFDGRKLYCKKAAEPKIGGGEASITTEVIQHPLLAMPPSVAAAQNMGMMGQDPNLAMMNQLYGRMVVNPYVGFLNPFVGVYGGMLGSLGGGASGLGVYGGGVGGSSIGGSSGGVAPGLMQAYPNKQVGQPSPAKLPGTSGYSSHL; encoded by the coding sequence ATGGCTAAAAACAATGCAAAAAAGCGAAAGATCATCAAAAAAGCAGATTCCATCAATGCTACACCCTCAAAAATCGACAAAAAACAGAACAACAACAAGAAGCAGCAAAAGATACCCAAGTCCAATAACCCAACCCGACCCGATTCTGATTCGGACTCCGACCAGCCGGCACCCGTAAAACTCCAGAATCTTCTCGAACCTTACTCTAAAGATCAACTCCTTACCTTAGCCGTAGACACCGCTATAGCTCACCCTTCCTTTTACAACCTTATCAATTCAGCTGCCGACAATGACATCACTCACCGGAAAATCTTCATCTACGGCTTAGCGCGTGAGACCACGCGCCAAACCCTAATTTCCGTTTTTGAACAGTTCGGAGAAGTTGAGGAATGCAACGTCGTGATGGACCATAATACCGGCAAGGCAAAAGGGTACGCTTTTGTGGTCTTCAAGTCTCGAAAATCGGCTGATAAAGCATTAAAAAAACCTCAAATGACAATCAACGGGCGAGTGGCTACGTGTAAGTTGGCTGCCGTGAAGGACACTGCCGTTAATGGGACCATGGAGTTTGGTAATAGGAAGATTTACGTGAGTAATGTGCCTCGTGACGTGGCTCCGGAGAAATTAAGGTTGTTTTTTGAAAACTTCGGGGAAATTGAGGCTGGACCAATGGGGTTTGATCCAACAACTGGGAAATCAAAAGGGTATGCTTTGTTTCTTTATAAAACTGTTGAGGAGGCGAAGAGATGTTTAGAAGAGCCGTGTAAGGTGTTTGATGGACGGAAGTTGTACTGCAAGAAGGCTGCTGAGCCAAAAATTGGCGGCGGAGAGGCCAGTATTACGACTGAGGTTATACAGCACCCGCTGCTGGCAATGCCGCCATCAGTTGCAGCTGCTCAGAATATGGGGATGATGGGTCAGGACCCGAATCTAGCGATGATGAATCAATTGTATGGTAGAATGGTTGTGAATCCTTATGTAGGATTTTTGAATCCGTTTGTAGGAGTTTATGGTGGGATGTTGGGTAGTTTAGGAGGGGGTGCTTCAGGTTTAGGGGTATATGGTGGTGGTGTTGGTGGTAGCAGCATTGGTGGTTCTAGCGGGGGAGTGGCCCCCGGGTTAATGCAGGCCTACCCAAATAAGCAGGTTGGCCAACCTTCACCTGCTAAGCTACCGGGGACTAGTGGCTACTCATCGCACTTGTG